CTTTATCTAGTTATTCCaataaaaatatagaaaataaCCTTATAAATTGACCTACAAGATCCAGTGATTTAAGAATATACACATTACATGTGTTTTATAATATCAGCTTTAGAGTGTTTTAGTTGTTCATGTATTTCTTAAACAGCTGCCTTCCGATTGAAGGGATATTGTGAGAATGAGCTTATGAGCCAAAGAATTATGAAATCCTTATCAGGGATACTTTTGACTTTTCCTCACCAAAGCCTTTGAGCTTAAATTTAGCTTTGTCTGTTATCGCATAGTTATGAGAGTAGCCTACATCCTGGCTTTTTGCATTCCACTGACAAGAAGATGGAGTCAATGTAGAAGCCTTGGCCAAACATCCCAACTGTTTTTCAGCTTCATTGGACCTTTAAGCCTCAGTTCATAGCCTGTTACATAGCTTATCCTTATTTCAGAATGCAAAGTGGATGGGAGTACCTATGGGTCTTCTGTGTGCAGGGATCTCGTTCTTGTACTCATTGGTATAGATAACTCCCTTCCCAATGTCATCGATCTTATTCGAGCTCATCGGACTGTAATCCATGGAGACGCCTGAGTCGGCCACTGCCATGTAGGTGTACCCGGGGCCCTTGGGCGGCCAGGTGTGGTTTGGGTACTCAAAACTGGACTGGGACGAGAGGCAGCCCGATCCTGAGCTCTGTTGGAAGGAGCCCAAGTCTGATCGAGATTCAGAGGATGTCCTTCCAGAGGCAAAGAGAACCTGCAGGGGCAAGGTTTCTTCCAATATGTCGTCCAGCGGCTCCTCCCCACTGTGGTTCTGAGCATTGAGGGTGACATAGGCATCATGAGACTCCAGTAGAGAAGACTGGGTCCAGGGTGCAGGGTGCTGATGAATAGCCCGGAGCTGGTCCATCGGCCAGTGCTCCTGGGGGgtttctctccacccctccatcaaTGCAGAATCCACCCTCTTTAGCTTCttgtcttcatcctcctcctcaccaaGTGCCTCTGAGGCCTTGGGCGGCAAAGCGGAGCTGGGTAAGGCGGGACCAAGGCTAACCTCGGAGAGCACCTCTAGTGGTGCAGGGAATTCCTCGGAGTAGAAGTAGGCTGGCCTCAACCATAAGCCTCCAGTGCTGTGGCCCAACCACTCCTATTGACAAACCAAATGAGAGAGGTTCAGGAGTCTGCACTAATATTGAGTCAAGATGAACAGACTACGATACACACAAAGGATATAGATAAACACTGCACAAGGTACTTCATACCGAGTTTCATATTCCAAGGATACGAAGACTAATACTGGATTTACTTGTCTCACCTGAAAGTCACCACCATAAACCTTAAAGAGGCCTTGGAACTTGCTTTCAGGGGTGGGAATGATTGGCCAGATCTTCTTCAACAGGAACCTGAGGACAATATTGTACAGCCTTATTCCATAAATACACCACTGAGGATGTCTCTACAAAGGAGATCACTAAAGAGTGTAGTTACAGTGGTAGACTAAAAACTTTGGAAAGTTGTTGTTGATGGTAACTGACCTGCGATGAGACATGAGCACAATGAGAGACAGCAGGGTGAGGACGAGAGAGATGATGAGACTCAGGGACACGATGAGAGGGTCCAAGTCTGCAAATAAGATAAAACAGCAACAAGGTTACACCAGGGATGAAATCCAAGGGAGGGATCCCTCACAAATAGAACGAAGATGTTTAGCTCACGAGACAAGCACATTATTTTGGTGACCGTGTGAATGTTGCTGCAGGAGAAAGAAGCTTACCACCAGGCATTGTTTCCATCAGTACCGGGTCAGTCCAGGCGCTCCAGTAGCCACTGTAGCTGACGCCGTCCAGTTTGACACGAATGCGCACCTTGTACTTAGTGCCTGACTGCAGACCACGCAAGATGAGCTCAGAGCTGGCTTGCACCTCCTCCACCTGAAGACAAGAGATGATAATGCGTTGTCATTGACACATCTCTGCCGAAGGCCAAGAAAGGAACGGCACCATTATTCACAAGGACTTCAAATGTTTCTCTTGTCTGGTAACAAACTTCTACCTCTGATATGAGTGTGTGTTGTTCATACCTTTCCAATGTGGCTCCCTGCCATGGCGTAGCTGACCTCGTACATCATGCTGTCGCCCATGTACTtgagagagggaggcagccagCTGGCCTTCAGCTGCCCCTGCGTCCCTGTACTCGTCAATGTCAGATTGGCAGGCGGGTCTAACaggactgacacacagacataagAAGAAAATGTAATTCCTAAATCCTGAGAAAAAACTAATGGAATAGTTCCCAAAAGACAACCACAACTCTATAACTCACAGACAAGTTCAATGAAGAGACTGCGGTTGTGGATCAGCAGGTCGTCCCGAAACACCCGGATGTCAAGGGGCACAAATAATTGAGTCTGGGACAACCTGCAAAAATACAGCCTCTTGCCGCCTGCTGCTGGTAGGGCAGTTACGGCACACTCACTACTGTTCTCATTCCtgcagaggaggagagacatTTGGATTGTTTACACTTTGTATCAAGTTTCTAGGCTAAATGGAAAATTGAGGTGATCATTCTTCAAAACACATATTCATAGCAGGTAGCAACCCTCTACCAAGACAAGGTGAGAGAATATGGTACACGTAGCAGCAATTATCAACTGAGCGCTTTGCCTGATCATGACTTACTGGTATGTGTATATGAATGAGTATTGGTCAGCAGAGCCAGTcctttcctcatcctcctcccagAAGCAGGTGAGGTCCGACATCCCTTCAGCAAAGCACTTTGGAATCTCTGGCTCAGCGTGGAGCAGCAGAGCCACTGTGTGGACAAGGGAGGGAAGTCTTAGTCCACAAGGAAAATGTGTGTTGGGGCATTATTGGTTTTGACAATTTAGTAAACACAGGTGAAGACTTAAAGTAAGTCTCCAAACAGCTCCAGAGGAATGACTATTGCTGATTAGTGATTATTATAACTATTTTTAACAGCTATTAAATTCACCACATTGTGCGAGGAAACACAAACTTTTGACAATTGATAACCTGTCTCTATCTTAA
This genomic stretch from Salvelinus namaycush isolate Seneca chromosome 4, SaNama_1.0, whole genome shotgun sequence harbors:
- the LOC120046320 gene encoding erythropoietin receptor-like; the encoded protein is MTNDNLNKLLVFCVLFCAQKTSIVHGAQALETKVALLLHAEPEIPKCFAEGMSDLTCFWEEDEERTGSADQYSFIYTYQNENSSECAVTALPAAGGKRLYFCRLSQTQLFVPLDIRVFRDDLLIHNRSLFIELVFLLDPPANLTLTSTGTQGQLKASWLPPSLKYMGDSMMYEVSYAMAGSHIGKVEEVQASSELILRGLQSGTKYKVRIRVKLDGVSYSGYWSAWTDPVLMETMPGDLDPLIVSLSLIISLVLTLLSLIVLMSHRRFLLKKIWPIIPTPESKFQGLFKVYGGDFQEWLGHSTGGLWLRPAYFYSEEFPAPLEVLSEVSLGPALPSSALPPKASEALGEEEDEDKKLKRVDSALMEGWRETPQEHWPMDQLRAIHQHPAPWTQSSLLESHDAYVTLNAQNHSGEEPLDDILEETLPLQVLFASGRTSSESRSDLGSFQQSSGSGCLSSQSSFEYPNHTWPPKGPGYTYMAVADSGVSMDYSPMSSNKIDDIGKGVIYTNEYKNEIPAHRRPIGTPIHFAF